The Fusarium poae strain DAOMC 252244 chromosome 2, whole genome shotgun sequence nucleotide sequence ACTATCAGTCAGCCGTTCAGTCGGGTTCACGCTAACGGAGCCAAAGTCTTTCGTCAGGGACAGGAATGGTTATCAGCCGACTTGAAGGCTAGCGATCGAAACTAAACCAGTTCGAGACGCGTAGACGAGCTGATAAAAAACTAAACTCCGCTGCTATAGCCAATCATGTTATGTCTTTCATGAGTCTTCAGTCATCATGTGCTCTTGTAATGCATGTCGAATGtaaatcttattttaatCGTCCCGACTTCTGACGACCAAGTGGGATTGTCCAGGTATGAAGCCAGTAAGCATTGAGAAGCCGATCAATAACGAGGCAATTTTGGAAGAGTCATTGCCAATATTTATCCCGAAGTCCGCAGCCAAGGTTTTCTCAATGGAATGAACGAGAATAATTCCGAAGTCCGAAATTCCatatagatagatatatatatccttGACTTGTGACAACATATCTGGATAATGTATCACTCCATCCTCATCTACTCTCTTCAACGACTAGCCACATCAAAGCCATGACACACAAGCCCTCCCTCGTCTTTGTTCCCGGAGCATGGCATACCCCAGAATACTGGGGCAAAGTAACATCAGCCTTGGAAGCTCAAGACTATAAATGCATACCTGTCACACTCCCTACCACACAATCAACAAACCCCTCGGTCAACTTCTCCACCGACGTTAAAGCCGTTCGCGAGGCTATTATGGAAGAGACTGCTCAAGACCAGGATGTTGTTATCGTAGCCCATTCCTACGGCGGCGCTGTGGGTGCCAGTGCCATCAAGGGTCTATCGCGGAAGAACGCAGAAGAAAACAAGGGAAATGGTCATATTATTGGCCTTTTCTTGATTGGAACGGGTTTTGTCGCTGCTGGAATATCCTTTCTGGATGCTATGGGTGGCAAGCCTCCGCCACTGTGGGCTACCGACTATGAAAACAATACCATGCCTCTTCAACTCGATCCAGCTGAAATGTTCTTCCACGATATGCCTGAGGAGGACGCAAAGTACTGGGTGGGAAAGCTCACCGATCAGGCGCTGACGTCTGTAACTGACGGATACGAAGTCTCGTATGAGGGATGGAAAGATGTGCCTGTATGGTATATTATGACCGCAGAGGACAAAAACTTTTCGCTTGAGACACAGCAGATGTTTGCACAGTCTGCGAAAGAAGCTGGCGCCGATCTGGTTGTGCGTGAGATTGCGAGCAGCCATTCTCCAATGTTGAGTAAGCCCGACGATACTGTCAAGTTTCTGGAGGACGCGCTTGCAGCGTTTGCCAATGCTTAAGCTGGCGAGAATTGTATGCAGCAGTATGGAGGACTGATGTAACAATATTATAAGAACAACATCATGAGTTAGAGCTATATACTAGAGGTTGAAATGAACAAAAAAGGTCTTGTCTAATATACGAGAACAATGCTCCAAGTGGCAACGCGAATTAGAGGTGACGCAGAAAGACGGCAACTGGCAATGAAATCTCAAGTGCCATGCAGTAAAAGAATTTACAAAATCGAAATATTGTAGCCTACAAAAATAGAATGAGTCTTAATCCAAACAAAACCATGACAGGAAATCAGATATCGGAAGTTACATATGGACTCCTTTCCCTCAACTTCGCTCCATATTTCCAAAACAGAAGTGGTGCCGGCGTCAACAATAACGCAACGCAACCCAGGAGCGTCATTGTCCAGTGGACTCCGATATTCTCGTACATGGGTCTAGCAGCCATGACCATGCCACCAGCGATGATATATCTTGACATGGTGATGCTTGCAAGTGCAATGGCGGAATGCTCCCCATAGCTATCGGTGATGTACTCATAGATGCTGATGTATATAGCCATAAGCACAATGCCAAATACAAAGCAGGCACAGAGACCACTCCATATGGAAATACTGCTGTTGTTTGTCCAGCCCAACCAGAAAAGGGAGACGGGAAGAAACGGTGCTGTAACGATCGCAGGCCATAGTCTAAACTCGGGTTTCACAAAGGCCCCTCGGACGTGTTCAGTGTGCTTTCGTGAACACTTGTATAATAAGGGAGTGAAAAATATGAAGATGGTTGCTCCGGCAGCAATGGCGGCAAAGCAGGAGCCTTGGTAACCTGGTGTGAGAGAGTATGTGCGCTTGAAGATGTAGTCGAAACCGGACAGGAAGCTGAAGAGTAGGATGTAAAGAAAGACAAGATAGAGGCCAAGGACAATGATAACTGGTTCGTTACGGAAAAATGTTGCTGGAAGTGGGAGAGTTTTTCTAAGTTGTTTCCAGAACGATGGCTTTTTCTCATGATCGGAGATGTATCGCTGATCCCCGGTCACACGACGTAGCTCTTTCGCTTTCCATGCTAGTAGCAGAGGAAAGTATGTTTCTGGAAG carries:
- a CDS encoding hypothetical protein (TransMembrane:1 (i103-123o)) yields the protein MTHKPSLVFVPGAWHTPEYWGKVTSALEAQDYKCIPVTLPTTQSTNPSVNFSTDVKAVREAIMEETAQDQDVVIVAHSYGGAVGASAIKGLSRKNAEENKGNGHIIGLFLIGTGFVAAGISFLDAMGGKPPPLWATDYENNTMPLQLDPAEMFFHDMPEEDAKYWVGKLTDQALTSVTDGYEVSYEGWKDVPVWYIMTAEDKNFSLETQQMFAQSAKEAGADLVVREIASSHSPMLSKPDDTVKFLEDALAAFANA